A stretch of DNA from Synechococcus sp. UW179A:
CGCTCTGATTTTTACTTTGGGGTTTGTTCACTTTGTCTACAATTAAGGTTGCTGCAGCCCAGATCCGTCCTGCCCTTTTCAGTCTGGACGGATCCCTACAGAGGGTGCTCGATGCCGTGGCTGAAGCAGCATGCCAGGGTGTTCAGCTGATCGTATTTCCTGAAACATTCCTCCCGTATTACCCCTATTTTTCGTTTGTTGAACCACCGGTTTTGATGGGTCGTTCCCATCTGGCCCTCTACGAACAGGCCGTGGTGGTACCCGGCCCGGTAACTGATGCAGTTGGTGCTGCCGCACGCCAACACGAAATGCAGGTTCTCCTTGGTGTGAATGAACGTGATGGTGGGACGCTCTACAACACGCAGCTGTTGTTTAACAGTTGCGGCGAGATTGCTTTGAAGCGGCGGAAAATTACACCGACTTATCACGAGCGAATGGTCTGGGGTCAAGGTGACGGATCAGGCCTGAAGGTGGTGCCCACTCCACTGGCCCGCGTCGGAGCCCTGGCCTGTTGGGAGCATTACAACCCCCTTGCCCGTTACGCCTTGATGGCCCAGGGAGAGGAGATCCATTGCGCTCAGTTTCCCGGCTCGCTGGTGGGGCCGATCTTCAGTGAACAGACCGCCGTCACCATGCGTCATCACGCCCTGGAAGCAGGGTGTTTCGTGATCTGTTCCACCGGTTGGCTGGATCCCGATGACTATGCGTCGATCACGTCGGAGTCAAGCTTGCACAAAGCTTTTCAAGGGGGTTGTCATACCGCCGTGATTAGTCCCGAAGGTCGTTATCTTGCTGGCCCTTTGCCTGAAGGTGAGGGGTTGGCGATCGCCGATCTGGATCTCGCACTGATCACCAAGCGCAAACGGATGATGGACAGTGTCGGCCATTACAGCCGTCCTGAACTGCTGTCTCTTCACATCAACAGTACGCCCGCGGTTCCCGTTCAAGACATGACCACTTCGACGGTTCCACTAGAGCCAGCCACGGTTTCCGATGCAATTTCATCGATGGAGGGGTTGAACCATGTCTGAGCTTGGCCGCTTGGTTACTGAACTCCAGGTGAATGGGGTTCGGGTTGACCAAGTGAAGGGCAACCCTGGAAGGCGGGGAGGGGCTGGTCCCTCCGATCACCGGGCGCTTGAGCTTGATGGCACCACTTTTATGGTGCCTGTTTATAACGATGCCTCCGCATCGTCGCCCTACAGGCTGGCGTCCAGAGGCCACGCTCTGTTGATCGAGGGTCCTGCGCAGACCTGTGCTCCAGAGATTTCAACTCCACGGGAGCCTGCGTTTTACGGCCTGGCGACTGCCGATGGAATTTCATACCGGTCCATCGCCTTGCTGCACAGCAAGGATGTCCTGGCGACCACGCTGCTGCAGACCTGCATGCGTTTCCGAGATCGATCGCAGTCCTGTCAGTTCTGCGCCATTGAACAGTCGATCGACAACGGCGCGTTGATTCGCAAAACCCCCGAGCAGGTTGCGGAGGTGGCTGAGGCTGCCGTCCGGCTGGACGGGGTCAAGCAACTGGTGATGACCACCGGCACGCCCAACAGTGATGATCGCGGCGCTCGCCTGATGGCCGATACCGCTGAAGCGGTGAAACGTCGTGTGAACCTCCCGATCCAGGGTCAGTGTGAACCGCCAGAGGATCCAAGCTGGTATCGGCGCATGAAGGAGTCTGGAATAGACAGCCTTGGCATGCATCTTGAGGTGGTGGAGCCGGATGTGCGACAGCGGATCCTTCCGGGGAAATCGGAGCTCAGCCTTGAGCGCTATTACGAAGCCTTCGCGGATGCCGTTGCGGTGTTCGGTCGTGGCGAGGTGTCAACCTATCTCCTGGCCGGTCTTGGCGACAGCAAGGAGGCCCTGCTTGCCTGCAGTCGCCGCTTGATTGATCTGGGGGTCTATCCCTTTGTGGTGCCCTTCGTTCCGATTTCTGGAACGCCACTCGAGAGTCATCCTTCACCAGATAGCTCCTTCATGGTCGACGTTTATCAGGGTGTTGCCGCAATGCTGCGATCGGGTGATCTGCACTCTGATCAGATGTCCGCCGGTTGTGCCAAATGCGGCGCCTGCTCGGCTCTCGCGCTGTTTGAACAGGTGTCCTCTTAGCCATGGTTTCTTGTCTGGATCCCAGCAGCCGTGGCATAGGTCGTAGCACCAGTTCGGCACCGCACGTGTTCATGCCCTCCGTGCGTGGCGGGATCGGCATCGATGCCGACGACTTTCGCCTGTCGCCCACGGCGAGTTCAGACCGTTTCACGTTTCATCTGCTGCGTTTCGATGCCACGCTCCTGCAGGGGTACTGGTCGTTGCGACGGGGCATTTTCTGCAGTGAACAGCATGTGTTCGAGCGCTCTGATTGTGATGAGCTCGACGCGATCGCCTACCCGATTGCTGCGCTGCACCACAGCTCCGACCCAGCCCATGACGACGCCGCTGGCACCAATGTGGTCGGCGTGGTTCGGATCGTTGAGACGGAACCGCGTCTCTGGTATGGCGGCCGTCTTGGTGTGCATCGTGATTTCCGCTGTCATAACCAGATCGGCAAAGGGTTGATCTGGAAAGCTGTCACCACAGCGAATGGTTGGGGATGCGACCGCTTTCTCGCCACGGTGCAGATACAGAATGTTCGCTTTTTCCGTCGCTTGCACTGGATCTCGGTCGATGAGCTTGAGATACGCGGCATACGCCACCACCTGATGCAGGCTGACCTCGCCTACTACTCACCGTCCCGTGAGCAACGTCCGATCGCAGTGTCCCAGGTGTCGTTCGCGGCGTGAGTGACGAACGTCTTGTGAATGCCTTGCTCAGGAAAAGTGGCCTTCTGGCCAAGGGGGACGTTCGCTCAGCGGCTGCCACCTTTCGCCATCAACCGTTTCCACAACTGGGATTAGCCGGGATGTTAGGTGACGACACCGCTGTGGTGCCTGCCCAGACCGGCAAGCTGCTGTTGGCCTGTGAGGGGATGCATCCCGACCTAGTCGAGGAGGATCCTTGGTTCGCGGGCTGGAGTGGGGTGCTGGTCAACCTCAGTGACATCGCGGCCATGGGTGGTCGACCGCTGGCTCTTGTGAACAGTGTGTGGAGCGGCCATGCCGAGGGAATGAGCGCCCTGCTGGAGGGAATGCGCTTTGCCTGCGATCGCTTTGGCGTCCCGATGGTGGGTGGCCATTCCAATCAGCAGAGCTCCTATCAGGCACTCTCGGTTGCCGTTTTAGGTGTGGCGGAGGGTCCAGTCCTCTCCGCGCGCGCGGCATGTCCGGGTGATGAGCTGTGGTTGCTGATCAACAAGGCCGGAAGCTTTTACCGCCACTACCCCTTCTGGGATGCCGCGACCCATGCATCGCCTGAGCGACTTCGTACACAGCTGGCACTGCTGCCGGCTCTGGCTGCCGCACAACTGGTGCACGCCGCCAAGGACATCAGCATGGGTGGAATGACCGGCACCGCGGTGATGTTCGCCGAAGCCTGCGGTTACCAATTGATCCTTGATCTGGATGCTGTGGAACGTCCTGATGACGTCCCAGACGAAGCCTGGCTTACCTGTTTTCCAAGCTTCGGATACCTTCTGGCTGTCGACCCCACGTGCACCCGATCCCTTGCGCAGATGCTGTCGAGCGAAAAGACGCTGATTTGCTGCCGAATCGGACACTTTGCCGAGGGTGATTGCAGCGTGCTGTTGCAACAGGCCGGGGTGAAGCATCGCTTCTGGGATGGAGGCGATGGGCTCACTGGTTTTGGCTGTGTTCGATGAGACAGTCATAGTCAATGTGGCCGTGCAGGATCTTTGAATTTGGCGATGATCAATGCCTGAAGTTCGTTTTCAACTGGAGTGGCCTGACGGGCAGTCCAGCACTCTGTATTCGCCATCTACGGTGATTCTGGATTATTTACAACCCGGTGATTCGCTGTTGGTTTCTGAGCTTGAGTCGCGTGGCGTCGAAGCGCTTCGCGCGGCATCAGAGCGAGTTCGCGAACGTTATGGTTTTGCCTGCACGCGCACCCATGAAGAGGAATCCCAGCTGCGCCAGTGGATCTCCCGCTACAGCTCCGATGACATCGTTCGTGTTGTTGGACCACTGACTTGATGATCACTGTTTTACTAAGCCGCCTTCAATGTCTGCCCCCCCCCCCCTCTTTCTTCTCACAATCACCCTTGAAACTGCCCGTCAGAAAGTGCCTATGGCTGAAAATGTCTGGAACAGCAAAAATTCAGAAAAGGTATCACTTGCTTACATCGAGAGTAGCGTTCGGCTAAACCGCAGTGAATTCATCTATGGCCTAACGAAACCTATAGGAGCAGATGGGATTTATACCACTTTTCTGGATGTCGATAAAGATGATTTTTCTGGCCGATGATAGGGTTGATTGTATCTGATTTTGGTATTAATCTTTTAAGATAGGTATGCTTTGGTGATGGCTGTGAATGAAGATTTCAAATTGCTATTAATTCCTTAATTAGCGGACGATGCACTGTTTGAGTTTTAGCAGTATTCGGTGAAGACGAGAGAGCGCGCATATATAAACTGGCTTGGCTGAGTAGCTTGGAAATTCCCTCTTTTAAATCGTCTCTGGCTTGTCAGTAGAGCAGCTTACGCCGTGTTTTGGCCGGTAGTTCCACAAACAGCGATTTCGAAACGGTTATCGCAGTCACGAAGGTACGATCTGAGGGCAACTGAGGGCATCTCAGTAGAGGAACAAAGCTGGCCCTGGTGGCTCCCGCTGCCACTTAGCTTTAGTTGCAGGAGCAGGTCTGAGGGGCTTGTTCCTAAGTTGTCCCTCATTTTTGTGCAACTGGGCAGAGTTATGTGTATCTGAGAGTGATCGCATCACAGGCCAACTCTCGACAGAGATAACCGTCGTAGGCATCAAGCCAAACGTTCGAGAAGAAATGCAAAAAGCATTTCGAGAACGAGCGAAATGATCAAGCAACTCTGCAAATGCTTAACTTCCAATAGCCATAATCTGCAATGCAGATGTAATTAATTTAGATTCTCAACAATTAATCGTAGTTTGAACCTTATATCAGTGTCACCTGCTCCGAGTCCTTGATGCCAAGGAGTAGCATGATTTGATCACCAGATAAATCTGTGAACATCAAGCCATTGTCAACATTTGTCCAGCTCCCACCTTGAATCATTGCAAGATCAATCTTGTCTTCGCCAACGGTGTAGTCCTGAATCAGCGCATATCCATCACCTGAAACACCCCGGAATGTATCAATACCTAGATCTCCCCAGACATCGCCTTGGCTGACAGCCAAGACATCATCATCTTTTCCACCTCTATACGTAACACCAGCAGCCGCTCCAGTGATGAAGTCGTTGCCACGATTTCCATTCACCCAACTCCCAGAATCGGCAGCAAGAACTTCAATCCTATCTCCATCATCTCCGCCAAGATATCGACCAAGTCCTCCACGCAGAATTATTTGATCTGCTCCTTTATCGCCATTGATATAGGAATCAATTCCGCCGAACACCTCAAAAGTGTCTGCTCCTTTGCCGCCAAAGTATTGACCTTTCTGGCCAGCACGCAAGACAAATCGATCATCGCCCTTATTGCCATTGGCATAGTTATTCTTGCCTCCTGTGACCTCGAGATAGTCGTTGTCGTTTAAAAGCGCAAAGTTGAAATTGGATTGATTGATCAGTGAATCAACCTTGTGAGTCCAATATCTGCGTCCGTTGATGAGCAGGTTTTCAAGGGTTTGTGCCGTGTTGCTATTGCTGTTAAGGCTGCTGCTCACGTCACTAGCTGGAGTCGGAGTCGGAGTCGGAGTTGGAGTGACTAACGCTTTAACAGCCGAGGTGGCGCTGGAACTGACACTTTCAGCTGTTCCTTGCTGATCGGTGTAACTGGCGGTGACGCTGATCGCAGAACCGACGTCAGCTTGAACCAGCGTGTATGTCGTTGATGATGGATCAGGGATATTGATTGCTGTTCCAGATCGCCTCCAGCCATAGGCAATCGTGCCGAGACCATCAGCATCAGCGAGGGTGTGGGATGCCGTTAAGGTCTGGCCTTGTGTTGGCGTGCCGCTGATGGTGACCGAACCTGTCGGTGCATCGTTGACATTGGCAACAGCTGAAGTGGCGGTGGAGGTGACACTTTCTGCTGTTCCTGCTCCGTCGGTGTAACTGGCGGTGACGCTGATCGCAGAACCGACGTCAGCTTGAACAAGCTCATAACTTGTCGATGTCGCACCAGAGATCGACGAGCCAGCTCGCTTCCATTGGTTGGTAATCGTGCCGAGGCCATCGGCATCAGCGAGAGTGTTTGCTGCAGTTAAGGTCTGGCCTTGTGTTGGCGTGCCGCTGATGGTGACCGAACCTGTCGGTGTGCGGTTTGGGATATTGGAAACAGTGACAGCATTTCCTGTTAGATCCTCGATGTTGACCGAGGAATCAGCTCCCGGTGCCCAGTCATCAGCAGCGGCGATGTTGTAGGTGGTGCCTTGGGTTGAGGCGGTGCCGTTCTTGTTGAGCAGGGAATCGAGGTTGCTCTGATCGGTGCTGTTGAGGGTGATGCTGGCGGCTGTCGCCGATGTCAGTTCAACGTCACCAGTGGTGAGGGTGTAGGTGCTACCGGAGCCACCGGTGATGGTGAGCTTGGAGACGTCGATGTCGTTGCTGGAGCCGGAATAGGCGGGCAGGTTGCTGCCGGTAAGAGCGAGAACACCGCTGGAATCGTCGTAGCTGGCTGAGCTGAGGCTTGGTGCGGCGACATTGGAGACGGTGATGGCGTTTCCTGTGCTGTCGGCTGGTGAGGAACTGGAGCCTGGATTCCAGTTCAGAGCAGCGGCGATGTTGTAAGTGGTACTTCCGCCGGAGGAGGTGCCATTTTTATTGAGCAGGCCGGCGAGTTGCAGTTGATCAGCCGCGTTGAGGGTGACGGAGAAGGCGGTGGCTGATGTGCGTTCAACGTCATCTGAAGTGAGGGTGTAAGTGCTGCTGCCTTCTCCAGTGAGGGTGAGTTTGGAGATATCGATATCGTTATCTGCGCCTGCATTGACCTTGAAGTTTGTCCCCGTCACAGACAGGACGCCGGTGGAAGCGTTGTAGCTGGCGGATGTCATTGCAGGATCAATCCACCAATCGCCGTTGCTATCAAGCTTGGCAATAAAGACGTCATAACTACCCGCTGATGTGAGTGTGTTACTGCCAAATGTGGCGGAGTAAAGGAAGTCACCAGTAACAATCGTGCTGTTGTCGCTTAGGACGGAGATGCCACGGCCAATCTCCCGACCTGTTCCACCGGCATTTTTAGCCCAGAGATAATCGCCGTTGCTATCGAGCTTTGCAATAAAAACATCCTTGTCACCCGCTGATGTGAGCGTGGTACTGCCAAATGTGGCGGTGCCGTAGAAATCGCCAGTCACAATAGAGCTGTTGTCGCTCAGGCTGGTAATGGCAACGCCCCTATCAGCAGAACTGCTACCGCCTTGCTTGGCCCAGAGATAATTGCCTTCGCCATCAATCTTGGCAATAAAGACATCTTTACTACCCGCTGATGTGAGCGTGGTACTGCCAAATGTGGCGGTGCCGTTGAAATAGCCAGTCACAATCGAGCTGTTGTCGCTCAGGCTGGTAATGGCAATGCCCCTATCATCCGAACTGCTACCGCCTCGTTTGGCCCAGAGATAATTACCATTGCTATCAAGCTTGGCAATAAAGACATCATAACTACCCGCTGATGTGAGGGTGGTACTGCCAAATGTGGCGGTGCCGTTGAAAAAGCCAGTCACAATTGAGCTGTTGTCGCTCAGGCTGGTAATGCCATAGCCCCTATCATCCGAACTGCTACCGCCTCGTTTGGCCCAGAGATAATTACCATTGCTATCAAGCTTGGCAATAAAGACATCATTATTACCCGCTGATGTGAGCGTGGTACTGCCAAATGTGGCGGTGCCCTGAAATTCGCCAGTCACAATCGAGCTGTTGTCGCTCAGGCTGGTAATGGCATAGCCCTTATCATCCGAATTGCTACCGCCTCGTTTGGCCCAGAGATAATTACCATTGCTATCAAGCTTGGCAATAAAGACATCATCATTACCCGCTGATGTGAGCGTGGTACTGCCAAATGTGGCGGAACCACTGAACCGGCCGGTGACAATC
This window harbors:
- a CDS encoding Nit6803 family nitrilase translates to MSTIKVAAAQIRPALFSLDGSLQRVLDAVAEAACQGVQLIVFPETFLPYYPYFSFVEPPVLMGRSHLALYEQAVVVPGPVTDAVGAAARQHEMQVLLGVNERDGGTLYNTQLLFNSCGEIALKRRKITPTYHERMVWGQGDGSGLKVVPTPLARVGALACWEHYNPLARYALMAQGEEIHCAQFPGSLVGPIFSEQTAVTMRHHALEAGCFVICSTGWLDPDDYASITSESSLHKAFQGGCHTAVISPEGRYLAGPLPEGEGLAIADLDLALITKRKRMMDSVGHYSRPELLSLHINSTPAVPVQDMTTSTVPLEPATVSDAISSMEGLNHV
- a CDS encoding MSMEG_0568 family radical SAM protein → MSELGRLVTELQVNGVRVDQVKGNPGRRGGAGPSDHRALELDGTTFMVPVYNDASASSPYRLASRGHALLIEGPAQTCAPEISTPREPAFYGLATADGISYRSIALLHSKDVLATTLLQTCMRFRDRSQSCQFCAIEQSIDNGALIRKTPEQVAEVAEAAVRLDGVKQLVMTTGTPNSDDRGARLMADTAEAVKRRVNLPIQGQCEPPEDPSWYRRMKESGIDSLGMHLEVVEPDVRQRILPGKSELSLERYYEAFADAVAVFGRGEVSTYLLAGLGDSKEALLACSRRLIDLGVYPFVVPFVPISGTPLESHPSPDSSFMVDVYQGVAAMLRSGDLHSDQMSAGCAKCGACSALALFEQVSS
- a CDS encoding MSMEG_0567/Sll0786 family nitrogen starvation N-acetyltransferase; its protein translation is MVSCLDPSSRGIGRSTSSAPHVFMPSVRGGIGIDADDFRLSPTASSDRFTFHLLRFDATLLQGYWSLRRGIFCSEQHVFERSDCDELDAIAYPIAALHHSSDPAHDDAAGTNVVGVVRIVETEPRLWYGGRLGVHRDFRCHNQIGKGLIWKAVTTANGWGCDRFLATVQIQNVRFFRRLHWISVDELEIRGIRHHLMQADLAYYSPSREQRPIAVSQVSFAA
- a CDS encoding sll0787 family AIR synthase-like protein → MSDERLVNALLRKSGLLAKGDVRSAAATFRHQPFPQLGLAGMLGDDTAVVPAQTGKLLLACEGMHPDLVEEDPWFAGWSGVLVNLSDIAAMGGRPLALVNSVWSGHAEGMSALLEGMRFACDRFGVPMVGGHSNQQSSYQALSVAVLGVAEGPVLSARAACPGDELWLLINKAGSFYRHYPFWDAATHASPERLRTQLALLPALAAAQLVHAAKDISMGGMTGTAVMFAEACGYQLILDLDAVERPDDVPDEAWLTCFPSFGYLLAVDPTCTRSLAQMLSSEKTLICCRIGHFAEGDCSVLLQQAGVKHRFWDGGDGLTGFGCVR
- a CDS encoding MSMEG_0570 family nitrogen starvation response protein, which codes for MPEVRFQLEWPDGQSSTLYSPSTVILDYLQPGDSLLVSELESRGVEALRAASERVRERYGFACTRTHEEESQLRQWISRYSSDDIVRVVGPLT
- a CDS encoding DUF1348 family protein, which encodes MSAPPPLFLLTITLETARQKVPMAENVWNSKNSEKVSLAYIESSVRLNRSEFIYGLTKPIGADGIYTTFLDVDKDDFSGR
- a CDS encoding DUF4347 domain-containing protein produces the protein MTKHSRLPSSHLPSRRNPSASISSGMVSLQRSSQLDPSSPTTAVRADQPTALIVADGSCPQIRDLLARTALPVLWLQATDHPFDILSQELNWRRQLGNPVANLHWISHGSAGQLHVGNHTISSQSLIDRHQQLAQWGLQKLMLWSCSTGAESSFISLLEEFSGATVWASRLPLGQLGHGFTHWKLTSRDDAPSPQLPINAQQLLSWPHQLAAFPRSGGGTLQDQGYAITSLSDNSSIVTGYFNGTATFGSTTLTSAGSKDVFIAKLDSNGDYVWAKQGGGSSDDTTYGITSLSDNSSIVTGRFSGSATFGSTTLTSAGNDDVFIAKLDSNGNYLWAKRGGSNSDDKGYAITSLSDNSSIVTGEFQGTATFGSTTLTSAGNNDVFIAKLDSNGNYLWAKRGGSSSDDRGYGITSLSDNSSIVTGFFNGTATFGSTTLTSAGSYDVFIAKLDSNGNYLWAKRGGSSSDDRGIAITSLSDNSSIVTGYFNGTATFGSTTLTSAGSKDVFIAKIDGEGNYLWAKQGGSSSADRGVAITSLSDNSSIVTGDFYGTATFGSTTLTSAGDKDVFIAKLDSNGDYLWAKNAGGTGREIGRGISVLSDNSTIVTGDFLYSATFGSNTLTSAGSYDVFIAKLDSNGDWWIDPAMTSASYNASTGVLSVTGTNFKVNAGADNDIDISKLTLTGEGSSTYTLTSDDVERTSATAFSVTLNAADQLQLAGLLNKNGTSSGGSTTYNIAAALNWNPGSSSSPADSTGNAITVSNVAAPSLSSASYDDSSGVLALTGSNLPAYSGSSNDIDVSKLTITGGSGSTYTLTTGDVELTSATAASITLNSTDQSNLDSLLNKNGTASTQGTTYNIAAADDWAPGADSSVNIEDLTGNAVTVSNIPNRTPTGSVTISGTPTQGQTLTAANTLADADGLGTITNQWKRAGSSISGATSTSYELVQADVGSAISVTASYTDGAGTAESVTSTATSAVANVNDAPTGSVTISGTPTQGQTLTASHTLADADGLGTIAYGWRRSGTAINIPDPSSTTYTLVQADVGSAISVTASYTDQQGTAESVSSSATSAVKALVTPTPTPTPTPASDVSSSLNSNSNTAQTLENLLINGRRYWTHKVDSLINQSNFNFALLNDNDYLEVTGGKNNYANGNKGDDRFVLRAGQKGQYFGGKGADTFEVFGGIDSYINGDKGADQIILRGGLGRYLGGDDGDRIEVLAADSGSWVNGNRGNDFITGAAAGVTYRGGKDDDVLAVSQGDVWGDLGIDTFRGVSGDGYALIQDYTVGEDKIDLAMIQGGSWTNVDNGLMFTDLSGDQIMLLLGIKDSEQVTLI